From a region of the Thioalkalivibrio sp. XN279 genome:
- the ccmA gene encoding cytochrome c biogenesis heme-transporting ATPase CcmA, producing the protein MTADTAAGPVLMEGRDLELWRGETRLFTKVSFQLRAGELLHIVGPNGCGKTSLLRVLCGLTLPETGEVYWRERKISRNRADFHASLCYLGHRESLKADLTAEENLVFQLGLRAWLSKADIHAALERVGLSKRRHVPARSLSAGQKRRVSLAKALASGAKLWILDEPYTNLDVAGRELVDQMMSEHLSRDGLVLLVAHQAHGVAAGVTRRLELG; encoded by the coding sequence ATGACGGCGGATACCGCTGCCGGCCCGGTGCTGATGGAGGGCCGCGACCTGGAGCTGTGGCGCGGCGAGACGCGCCTGTTCACGAAGGTTTCCTTCCAGCTGCGCGCCGGAGAGCTGTTGCACATCGTCGGCCCGAACGGCTGCGGCAAGACCAGCCTGTTGCGCGTGTTGTGCGGGCTGACGCTGCCCGAGACCGGTGAAGTCTACTGGCGCGAGCGCAAGATCTCGCGCAATCGTGCCGATTTTCACGCCAGCCTGTGTTACCTCGGGCACCGCGAGAGCCTGAAGGCCGACCTGACCGCGGAAGAGAACCTGGTGTTCCAGCTCGGGCTCCGCGCCTGGCTGAGCAAGGCGGACATCCATGCCGCGCTCGAGCGGGTCGGGCTGAGCAAGCGTCGCCACGTGCCCGCGCGCAGCCTCTCTGCCGGACAGAAACGGCGCGTATCCCTGGCCAAGGCGCTGGCGAGCGGGGCGAAACTGTGGATCCTCGATGAGCCGTACACCAACCTCGACGTCGCCGGCCGCGAGCTGGTGGACCAGATGATGAGCGAACACCTGTCACGCGACGGGCTGGTGCTGCTGGTGGCGCACCAGGCACACGGCGTCGCTGCCGGCGTGACGCGCCGGCTGGAGCTGGGCTGA
- a CDS encoding catalase family protein, whose protein sequence is MTRRCWVLAAALAVTACGETPRDVGENVDPGELYYVPSIIASARKLVDDVQEKSGPTYRRDAHAKAHGCVTATFTVRDDLPEALRTGVFVPGREYKAWIRFSNGNAALQPDDTKDARGMAIKLMGVEGEKLLPSPPGASPLETQDFLMINHPVFFNRNVAEYEGFIRYQADGSQFGYFFRDANPLDWQIRELVIGSQLLGRISSPLQTQYHSMTAYALGVDADSDVSPPPYRDAMKYSARSCTRKLPGKVDRSDPDYLRRALAEHLDREEACFEFLVQVQDPEKNMPIEDPTVKWKTSDAPFLSVASIRIPLQEFDTPERNRFCEDLSFTPWHGHVDHRPLGGLNRIRKAVYEEIAVYRHARNQRPFTEPRGWCLQLDGTDCTDAAERAVVQ, encoded by the coding sequence GTGACTAGGCGCTGCTGGGTCCTGGCGGCCGCCCTCGCGGTGACGGCTTGCGGTGAGACTCCAAGGGACGTCGGCGAGAACGTCGACCCGGGTGAGCTGTATTACGTCCCGAGCATTATCGCCTCGGCCCGCAAGCTGGTGGACGACGTGCAGGAGAAGTCCGGCCCGACCTATCGCCGCGATGCGCACGCCAAGGCCCACGGTTGTGTCACGGCGACCTTCACTGTCCGCGACGACCTGCCCGAGGCGCTGCGCACCGGCGTGTTCGTGCCCGGGCGCGAATACAAGGCCTGGATCCGGTTCTCCAACGGCAACGCGGCGTTGCAGCCCGACGACACCAAGGACGCACGCGGCATGGCGATCAAGCTCATGGGGGTCGAGGGCGAGAAGCTGTTGCCGTCACCCCCGGGCGCATCGCCGCTCGAGACCCAGGATTTCCTCATGATCAACCACCCGGTGTTCTTCAACCGGAACGTGGCAGAGTACGAGGGCTTCATCCGTTACCAGGCCGACGGCAGCCAGTTCGGCTATTTCTTCCGCGACGCCAACCCCCTCGACTGGCAGATCCGCGAGCTGGTCATCGGCAGCCAGTTGCTGGGGCGCATTTCCAGTCCCCTGCAGACGCAGTACCACAGCATGACGGCCTATGCGCTGGGCGTGGATGCCGACAGCGACGTGTCGCCGCCGCCCTATCGGGACGCTATGAAATACAGCGCGCGCAGCTGCACGCGGAAATTGCCCGGGAAAGTCGACCGCAGTGACCCGGATTACCTGCGGCGCGCGCTGGCGGAGCACCTCGACAGGGAGGAGGCGTGCTTCGAGTTCCTGGTCCAGGTCCAGGACCCGGAAAAGAACATGCCGATCGAGGACCCGACAGTGAAGTGGAAGACCTCCGACGCACCGTTCCTCAGCGTGGCCTCCATCCGGATTCCGCTCCAGGAGTTCGATACGCCGGAGCGCAACCGCTTCTGCGAGGACCTCTCCTTCACGCCCTGGCACGGCCACGTGGACCATCGACCGCTGGGCGGGCTGAACCGCATCCGCAAGGCGGTGTACGAGGAGATTGCCGTGTACCGGCATGCGCGCAACCAGCGACCCTTCACTGAGCCCCGTGGCTGGTGCCTGCAGCTGGACGGCACGGACTGTACCGATGCCGCTGAGCGGGCGGTAGTGCAGTGA
- a CDS encoding SMP-30/gluconolactonase/LRE family protein, with the protein MSHAGLLGRRPRLRRALKVLVAVVVLVLAYLLAWPTPLDPFAWQPPPDPGTGADSPFRPTQSMEGAQPLAETLIRARFLAAGSPENFGPEDIAISPRDGHIYTGIGDGSILRIEPESGAVEVFADTGGRPLGMGFDPSGERLYVADAERGLVAVGLDGRVTYLVDVVGGEPLTFADNLEVGPDGVVWFSAPTRDHTLEQVELDVWDSRPSGRLVRFDPASGEAKVVLDNLFYANGVALADDGAFVLVNEFLAFRIRRLWLTGPKAGAHDIFADGLPGYPDNITLTPSGTFLVGLSLARIPALDAQRDRPWAVKAIYRLPGFMKPPPQYPGYLLEFGADGRLLRMVADEKKGEVAQVTAGAVLPAASADDPVQVVMGSLLVPAVRKLQLDASR; encoded by the coding sequence GTGAGCCATGCGGGCCTGCTGGGCCGACGGCCGCGGCTGCGTCGGGCCTTGAAGGTCCTCGTCGCGGTTGTCGTGCTCGTGCTCGCTTACCTGCTCGCCTGGCCCACGCCCTTGGACCCCTTCGCGTGGCAGCCGCCCCCGGACCCGGGCACCGGGGCGGACTCGCCGTTCCGGCCCACCCAGTCGATGGAGGGCGCGCAGCCGCTCGCCGAGACCCTGATCCGCGCACGTTTCCTGGCAGCCGGCAGCCCGGAGAATTTCGGCCCGGAAGACATCGCGATAAGCCCGAGAGACGGCCATATCTACACCGGCATTGGCGACGGCAGCATCCTGCGCATCGAGCCGGAGAGCGGCGCCGTCGAGGTCTTCGCCGATACCGGCGGGCGCCCGTTGGGCATGGGGTTCGATCCGAGCGGCGAGCGCCTGTACGTCGCTGACGCGGAGCGGGGGCTGGTTGCGGTGGGGCTGGACGGCCGGGTCACTTACCTCGTCGACGTCGTGGGCGGCGAGCCCCTGACCTTTGCGGACAACCTCGAAGTCGGCCCGGACGGGGTGGTGTGGTTCTCCGCCCCGACCCGCGACCACACGCTGGAGCAGGTGGAACTCGACGTGTGGGACAGTCGCCCGAGCGGCCGCCTGGTGCGCTTCGACCCGGCCAGCGGGGAAGCGAAGGTGGTGCTGGACAACCTGTTCTATGCCAACGGCGTGGCCCTCGCCGATGACGGCGCCTTCGTACTGGTCAACGAGTTCCTGGCCTTCCGCATCCGCCGCCTGTGGCTCACCGGGCCCAAGGCAGGCGCCCACGACATCTTCGCCGACGGGCTGCCGGGCTACCCGGACAACATCACGCTCACGCCGTCCGGGACGTTTCTCGTGGGCCTGTCGCTCGCTCGCATACCGGCCCTGGACGCCCAGCGGGACCGACCCTGGGCAGTGAAAGCTATTTACCGGTTGCCCGGCTTCATGAAACCGCCGCCCCAGTACCCGGGCTACCTGCTGGAGTTCGGCGCGGACGGGCGCCTGCTGCGGATGGTGGCGGACGAGAAAAAGGGCGAGGTCGCGCAGGTCACCGCCGGCGCGGTGCTGCCGGCGGCCTCTGCGGACGACCCGGTCCAGGTCGTCATGGGCAGCCTGCTCGTCCCCGCCGTGCGCAAGCTCCAGCTCGACGCCAGCCGCTGA
- a CDS encoding di-heme-cytochrome C peroxidase: protein MAEGRVTRILSRAGRRVLRWLGAVLAVLFLPIAWLLRHWWGFFRRRGWFGRSAWVLATVVAAFVAYLAVAVPWPGYLFEPPFRAVQYPVINDLQYTRPGSINAGPEKDVAACLERQAICARTETLAARAGVLCAEAAPACADVAKRCAGDLAMDPACRASRQLCEEASRSCATGEAVASCEAISATDCKVGEETWQGWTAEDRKRYYHHPQGSAQVMMAQLRYWWMVNLELPFGRDRFAAPENMARYGFLTDLHQQPDPDWNPGNLPVGFTKYYDEKVGAELLDMTCSLCHTGELHYQGTAIRIDGGQAMHAITDMKPGQFQADLMSSMLGTYINPWKFERFARNVIEPTLTGGTDVGFDFDAAKETLREEFGRTISTLLANAWTDLKLGTYPVFEGYGRTDATQRIANTVFGRHISASNYRQATAPVSYPHLWDIAKFNWVQWEGYASQPMARNINESLGVGARLELFDAYGAPLPLHLRYDTSIMPDRIHHIERTLARLEAPRWPEHLFGPIDLEKAREGRVLFDVHCRHCHGPHLTAHDEPPQADHPPDPNLAVGLVHNADGSCSLKSAEAGEVKLTVQQCLNLHNPQRIADIEGRILYELDDQGRVLGPACRPDIEDCGDAPTHVEQWRVKLIPIRDIGTDRNAALNFADHRYDASRLGWTPEELKQLCVADAIADNIDPKAVSAVVGLNIMSTAITNRYFEKHRPASKEEFLKFMGFGVLDYPRTDPEALKNYKSRPLHGIWATPPFLHNGSVRTIFQMISPRSERQAEFWSGTREYDPVHLGFHDLDVPGAVRFDTGVTGNDNVGHEFRHGCQKNGVIGPFLEVEERFQVLEYIKLMDYVEPTPNGEIPYEPALCDDRPGDDRAACEAEMQAKTERRMVLYPEWGTPAFRRDEWQQHCSADRHVYGDHMPPAPAPDDEDATWELASECSLFTLYLESEEAGRD from the coding sequence ATGGCTGAGGGACGGGTCACGCGCATTCTCTCCCGCGCCGGGCGCCGGGTGCTGCGCTGGCTGGGCGCGGTCCTGGCCGTTCTGTTCCTGCCCATTGCCTGGCTGCTGCGGCACTGGTGGGGATTCTTCAGGCGGCGCGGCTGGTTCGGCCGCAGCGCCTGGGTGCTGGCGACCGTGGTGGCGGCATTCGTCGCCTACCTGGCCGTGGCGGTGCCCTGGCCCGGCTATCTCTTCGAGCCGCCGTTCCGGGCAGTGCAGTACCCGGTGATCAACGACCTGCAGTACACCCGCCCGGGCAGCATCAACGCCGGCCCTGAAAAGGACGTGGCTGCATGCCTGGAGCGCCAGGCCATCTGCGCGCGCACCGAAACCCTCGCCGCGCGCGCGGGCGTGTTGTGCGCGGAGGCGGCGCCCGCCTGCGCCGACGTCGCCAAACGCTGTGCGGGGGACCTGGCCATGGACCCGGCCTGTCGCGCCAGCCGCCAGCTGTGCGAGGAGGCGAGCCGCTCCTGCGCCACTGGCGAGGCTGTTGCGTCCTGTGAGGCGATCTCGGCCACGGACTGCAAGGTCGGCGAGGAGACCTGGCAGGGCTGGACCGCCGAGGACCGCAAGCGCTATTACCACCACCCGCAGGGCTCCGCCCAGGTCATGATGGCGCAGCTGCGCTACTGGTGGATGGTCAACCTGGAGTTGCCCTTCGGCCGCGACCGCTTCGCGGCGCCGGAGAACATGGCCCGCTATGGTTTCCTGACGGACCTTCACCAGCAGCCCGACCCGGACTGGAATCCCGGCAACCTGCCCGTAGGCTTCACCAAGTACTACGACGAGAAGGTGGGCGCGGAGCTGCTCGACATGACCTGCAGCCTTTGCCACACAGGCGAACTGCATTACCAGGGCACGGCCATCCGCATCGACGGCGGCCAGGCCATGCACGCCATCACGGATATGAAGCCCGGCCAGTTCCAGGCAGACCTGATGTCCTCCATGCTGGGGACCTACATCAATCCGTGGAAGTTCGAGCGCTTCGCCCGCAATGTGATTGAACCCACCCTCACCGGGGGCACGGACGTCGGCTTTGATTTCGACGCCGCCAAGGAAACGCTGCGCGAGGAGTTCGGCCGGACCATCAGCACGCTGCTCGCGAACGCCTGGACGGATCTGAAGCTGGGCACGTACCCTGTGTTCGAGGGCTACGGGCGCACCGACGCGACGCAGCGCATCGCCAACACGGTCTTCGGCCGCCACATCTCCGCCAGCAACTACCGTCAGGCCACCGCCCCGGTGAGCTATCCGCACCTGTGGGACATCGCCAAGTTCAACTGGGTGCAGTGGGAAGGCTATGCCTCCCAACCCATGGCGCGGAACATCAACGAGTCGCTTGGCGTGGGCGCTCGGCTGGAGCTGTTCGACGCCTACGGTGCGCCGCTGCCTCTGCACTTGCGCTACGACACATCGATCATGCCCGACCGCATTCACCACATCGAGCGCACACTGGCGCGCCTGGAGGCGCCGCGCTGGCCGGAGCACCTGTTCGGCCCGATCGACCTTGAGAAGGCGCGTGAGGGGCGGGTGCTGTTCGACGTGCATTGCCGCCACTGCCACGGCCCACACCTGACGGCGCATGACGAGCCGCCGCAGGCAGACCATCCGCCGGACCCGAACCTGGCCGTCGGCCTGGTCCACAACGCGGACGGAAGCTGCAGCCTGAAGTCGGCAGAGGCGGGCGAGGTCAAGCTCACGGTCCAACAGTGCCTCAACCTGCACAACCCGCAGCGGATCGCCGACATCGAGGGCAGGATCCTTTACGAGCTGGACGACCAGGGGCGCGTGCTGGGCCCGGCCTGCCGGCCGGACATCGAAGACTGCGGCGATGCGCCCACGCACGTGGAGCAGTGGCGCGTGAAACTGATTCCGATACGGGACATCGGCACGGACCGGAATGCGGCACTCAACTTCGCCGACCATCGCTACGACGCCAGCCGGCTCGGCTGGACTCCGGAGGAGCTCAAGCAGCTGTGCGTTGCGGATGCGATCGCGGACAACATCGATCCCAAGGCCGTCAGTGCGGTGGTAGGACTCAACATCATGAGCACGGCCATCACCAACCGGTATTTCGAGAAACACCGCCCGGCCTCGAAAGAGGAATTCCTCAAGTTCATGGGCTTCGGCGTGCTGGATTATCCGCGCACCGACCCGGAAGCCCTGAAGAACTACAAGTCACGGCCGCTGCACGGGATCTGGGCGACGCCGCCGTTCCTGCACAACGGCAGCGTGCGGACGATCTTCCAGATGATTTCGCCGCGCTCGGAGCGCCAGGCTGAATTCTGGTCCGGGACCAGGGAATACGATCCCGTCCACCTCGGTTTCCACGACCTGGACGTGCCGGGCGCCGTGCGTTTCGACACCGGCGTGACGGGTAACGACAACGTCGGCCACGAGTTCCGCCACGGCTGCCAGAAGAACGGGGTCATCGGGCCCTTCCTCGAGGTGGAGGAGCGTTTCCAGGTCCTCGAGTACATCAAGCTCATGGACTACGTCGAGCCGACCCCGAACGGTGAGATTCCGTACGAGCCGGCCCTGTGCGACGACCGGCCCGGCGACGACCGCGCGGCCTGCGAGGCCGAGATGCAGGCGAAGACGGAGCGCCGCATGGTGCTGTATCCGGAGTGGGGCACACCGGCATTCCGTCGCGACGAGTGGCAGCAGCACTGCTCCGCCGACAGGCATGTCTACGGTGATCACATGCCGCCCGCGCCGGCGCCGGACGACGAGGACGCGACCTGGGAACTGGCCTCGGAGTGCAGCCTGTTCACGCTTTACCTGGAATCGGAGGAGGCCGGCCGTGACTAG
- a CDS encoding propionyl-CoA synthetase, translating to MGYDAIYRRSIETPELFWGDAASAISWDRTWDAVLDASKPPLYRWFRGAQLNTCYNALDRHVENGRADQAALIYDSPVTASKDTFTYRELRDRVARLAGGLRSLGVEKGDRVILYMPMVPEAVIGMLACARIGAIHSVVFGGFAARELATRIDDAKPKVILSASCGIEVNRVIRYKPLLDEAIRSATNPPRHCVILARPEAPSDLKDGRDLDWAELEADSDPVDCVPVAATDPLYILYTSGTTGVPKGVVRDNGGHAVALAWSMKHVYGVEPGEVFWAASDVGWVVGHSYIVYGPLFHGCTTVLYEGKPVGTPDAGAFWRVIAEYGVSVMFTAPTAFRAIKRDDPRGEHIGRYDLSKLRALFLAGERCDPDTLNWASEKLSIPVIDHWWQTETGWPIAANCLGIEELPIKPGSPTRAVPGYDVRVLGDDGKEVPDGEIGSIMIRLPLPPGTLPTLWGDDQRYIDAYLSAHDGWYLTGDAGYRDEDGYLWIMSRIDDIINTAGHRLSTGAMEEVLASHQDVAEAAVIGAHDELKGELPVGLVVLKSGVDRPEDDIKAELVQMVREKIGPVAAFKKVAIVDRLPKTRSGKVLRATMRKIADGQDYNVPPTIDDPVILDEVTEALRSIGYGKD from the coding sequence ATGGGATATGACGCGATCTACCGGCGCTCAATCGAGACGCCCGAACTGTTCTGGGGCGATGCGGCCAGCGCGATCAGCTGGGACCGGACATGGGACGCCGTGCTCGACGCGAGCAAGCCGCCCCTGTACCGCTGGTTCCGCGGCGCACAATTGAACACCTGCTACAACGCGCTGGACCGCCATGTCGAGAACGGCCGGGCGGACCAGGCGGCGCTCATCTACGACAGCCCGGTGACCGCCAGCAAGGACACCTTCACATACCGCGAGCTGCGCGACCGGGTCGCCCGCCTGGCCGGCGGCCTGCGCAGTCTCGGCGTGGAAAAAGGCGACCGTGTCATCCTGTACATGCCCATGGTGCCGGAAGCCGTCATCGGCATGCTGGCCTGCGCCCGTATCGGCGCGATCCACTCGGTGGTGTTCGGCGGCTTTGCCGCGCGCGAGCTCGCCACCCGCATCGACGACGCCAAGCCGAAAGTGATCCTGTCCGCCTCCTGCGGCATCGAGGTGAACCGCGTCATCCGCTACAAGCCGCTGCTCGACGAAGCCATCCGCAGCGCCACGAACCCGCCCCGGCACTGCGTCATCCTGGCTCGCCCTGAGGCGCCCTCGGACCTCAAGGACGGGCGCGACCTCGACTGGGCGGAGCTCGAGGCGGACAGCGACCCGGTCGACTGCGTCCCGGTGGCGGCGACGGACCCGCTGTACATCCTCTACACCTCGGGCACCACGGGCGTTCCCAAGGGCGTGGTGCGCGACAACGGCGGCCACGCCGTGGCGCTGGCATGGAGCATGAAGCATGTCTACGGCGTCGAGCCCGGCGAAGTCTTCTGGGCCGCCTCCGACGTCGGCTGGGTGGTCGGCCACAGCTATATCGTCTACGGCCCGCTGTTTCACGGTTGCACCACCGTACTCTACGAAGGCAAGCCGGTCGGCACGCCCGACGCCGGCGCGTTCTGGCGCGTGATCGCCGAGTACGGTGTCAGCGTGATGTTCACGGCGCCGACCGCGTTCCGCGCCATCAAGCGCGACGATCCGCGCGGCGAGCACATCGGGCGCTACGACCTGTCGAAGCTGCGCGCCCTGTTCCTGGCCGGCGAGCGCTGTGACCCCGACACGCTGAACTGGGCCAGCGAGAAGCTGAGCATCCCCGTCATCGACCACTGGTGGCAGACCGAGACCGGCTGGCCGATCGCCGCCAACTGCCTTGGCATCGAAGAGCTGCCGATCAAGCCCGGCTCGCCGACGCGCGCCGTACCGGGCTACGACGTGCGCGTGCTCGGCGACGACGGCAAGGAAGTGCCCGACGGGGAGATCGGCAGCATCATGATCCGCCTGCCGCTGCCGCCGGGCACGCTGCCGACGCTGTGGGGCGACGACCAGCGCTACATCGACGCCTACCTGAGCGCGCACGACGGGTGGTATCTCACTGGCGACGCCGGCTACCGCGACGAGGACGGCTACCTGTGGATCATGAGTCGCATCGACGACATCATCAACACGGCCGGCCACAGGCTGTCCACCGGCGCCATGGAGGAAGTGCTGGCGTCGCACCAGGACGTCGCCGAGGCTGCCGTCATTGGCGCCCATGACGAGCTCAAGGGCGAGCTGCCGGTCGGGCTGGTAGTGCTCAAGTCAGGCGTGGACCGGCCGGAGGACGACATCAAGGCCGAGCTGGTGCAGATGGTGCGCGAGAAGATCGGGCCGGTGGCGGCGTTCAAGAAGGTCGCCATCGTGGACCGGCTGCCCAAGACGCGCTCCGGCAAGGTGCTGCGCGCCACCATGCGCAAGATCGCCGACGGCCAGGACTACAACGTGCCGCCGACCATCGACGACCCGGTGATCCTCGACGAGGTCACCGAAGCGCTGCGCTCGATCGGCTACGGCAAGGATTGA
- a CDS encoding toll/interleukin-1 receptor domain-containing protein — protein sequence MQATANSAGTGPGAYLFVCYAHDQRDLVVSEIEWLREQGFEVWFDEAIEAGQRWSEDLALAIEGCGAMLFFMSPRSVSSRYCLDEIHFALECGRPIVPVEVEPSELTPGLRLSLGGTHRIFMHRMSAGDFRAKLASGLHRALGGLPPPARGASPTAGHHAPPPGPLFSAHWRPAAFGVFAALVAFIAMMAIGP from the coding sequence TTGCAGGCAACGGCAAACTCGGCAGGCACAGGACCAGGCGCCTACCTGTTCGTCTGCTATGCACACGACCAGCGGGACCTGGTGGTGAGCGAAATCGAATGGTTGCGTGAACAGGGCTTCGAGGTCTGGTTCGACGAGGCTATCGAGGCGGGCCAGCGCTGGAGCGAGGACCTGGCCCTGGCGATCGAGGGCTGCGGTGCGATGCTTTTCTTCATGAGCCCGCGATCGGTCTCTTCGCGCTACTGCCTGGATGAGATCCACTTCGCCCTGGAGTGCGGCCGGCCCATCGTCCCCGTGGAAGTCGAGCCGTCGGAACTCACTCCGGGACTGCGGCTCAGCCTGGGCGGCACCCACCGCATCTTCATGCACAGGATGTCAGCGGGGGATTTCCGGGCCAAGCTGGCCAGCGGGCTGCATCGGGCACTTGGGGGATTGCCGCCGCCGGCCCGTGGCGCATCCCCGACTGCCGGACACCATGCGCCGCCGCCGGGCCCGCTGTTCTCGGCGCACTGGCGACCCGCGGCATTCGGTGTTTTCGCGGCCCTGGTGGCCTTCATCGCCATGATGGCGATCGGGCCCTAG
- a CDS encoding S9 family peptidase translates to MSLRKLSVLVLLTLACGAAGAVERVERGNLVLENMPEIPPALTERLEQYQNTRSAGFASWLNDGGILVTTRFGDTSQVHRVSQPLGARYQLTFFPEPVSNASVPPDPELNGFVYSRDVGGNEFYQLYWFDFASGESTLLTDGKSRNTGPAWSNRGDRFAYASTRRDGRNYDIYVASPQQGHDAHRMVLEGEGLWVPMDWSPSDDRLLVINYRSITDSKIFVVDLESGEKTQVFPQDEPVGFGGAAFDHTGDAVYVIHDHGGEFKQLYRLHLESGKSTPLSAGIPWDVSSLALTRDRTRLAFVTNEGGMSRLYMRDVKRDRELPVPDLPVGLVGGLAFKPDGHALAMTLNTPQSPSDVFVYEFTGRKLVRWTESEVGGLDTSEFPVPGLVSFESFDGLEVPAWLYLPQGEGPHPVIIQIHGGPEAQSRPGFSSTYAYWVNELGAAVISPNVRGSSGYGKSYLQLDNGPLREDSVKDIGALLEWIESRPDLDAERVIVYGGSYGGYMVLASMMHFDERLLGGVSIVGISSFATFLENTEAYRRDLRRAEYGDERDPEMRAIMERISPLNNADKIRSPLFVAQGYNDPRVPYTESEQIVAAVRDNGVPVWYLLAMDEGHGFAKKPNRDYFQAATVMFFRQLFAGELAE, encoded by the coding sequence GTGAGCCTACGCAAGCTATCAGTCCTGGTCCTGCTCACCCTGGCATGCGGCGCCGCAGGCGCCGTGGAACGGGTGGAGCGGGGCAACCTCGTACTCGAGAACATGCCCGAAATTCCGCCGGCACTGACCGAGCGGCTGGAGCAGTACCAGAACACGCGCTCGGCCGGTTTCGCCAGCTGGCTCAACGACGGCGGCATCCTGGTCACGACCCGCTTCGGTGACACCAGCCAGGTGCACCGCGTCAGCCAGCCGCTGGGCGCGCGCTACCAGCTCACCTTTTTCCCGGAGCCCGTCAGTAACGCCTCGGTGCCGCCGGACCCGGAGCTCAACGGCTTCGTCTACAGCCGCGACGTCGGCGGTAACGAGTTCTACCAGCTCTACTGGTTCGACTTCGCCAGCGGCGAAAGCACGCTGCTCACCGACGGCAAGTCCCGCAACACGGGCCCGGCCTGGTCCAATCGCGGCGATCGCTTCGCCTATGCCAGCACGCGGCGCGACGGGCGCAATTACGACATCTATGTTGCGAGCCCGCAGCAGGGCCATGATGCGCACCGGATGGTGCTCGAGGGCGAGGGCCTGTGGGTGCCCATGGACTGGTCGCCGTCCGACGATCGCCTGCTGGTGATCAACTATCGTTCCATCACCGACAGCAAGATCTTCGTGGTGGATCTCGAATCCGGGGAAAAGACGCAGGTCTTCCCGCAGGATGAGCCGGTCGGGTTCGGCGGCGCGGCCTTCGACCATACGGGCGATGCCGTTTACGTGATCCACGACCACGGCGGCGAGTTCAAGCAGCTCTACCGCCTGCATCTCGAGTCCGGCAAGTCCACCCCCCTGTCTGCCGGGATTCCCTGGGACGTCTCCTCGCTGGCGCTGACCCGCGACCGCACGCGCCTGGCCTTCGTCACCAACGAGGGCGGCATGTCGCGCCTCTACATGCGGGACGTGAAGCGCGATCGCGAACTGCCGGTGCCGGACCTGCCGGTGGGGCTGGTGGGCGGCCTGGCTTTCAAGCCGGACGGTCATGCCCTGGCGATGACCCTGAACACGCCGCAGTCGCCAAGCGACGTCTTCGTCTACGAGTTCACCGGGCGCAAGCTGGTGCGCTGGACCGAGAGCGAGGTCGGGGGGCTCGATACTTCCGAGTTCCCGGTGCCGGGGCTGGTGAGTTTCGAGAGCTTCGACGGCCTGGAGGTGCCCGCGTGGCTGTACCTGCCGCAGGGGGAAGGCCCGCATCCGGTCATCATCCAGATCCACGGCGGGCCCGAGGCTCAATCGCGCCCCGGTTTTTCCTCCACCTACGCCTACTGGGTCAATGAGCTCGGCGCCGCGGTGATCAGCCCTAACGTGCGTGGGTCATCCGGGTACGGCAAGAGCTACCTGCAACTGGACAACGGGCCGCTGCGCGAGGATTCGGTTAAGGACATCGGCGCGCTGCTCGAGTGGATCGAGTCGCGTCCCGACCTGGATGCCGAGCGCGTGATCGTCTACGGCGGCTCTTACGGCGGCTACATGGTGCTGGCGTCAATGATGCACTTCGACGAGCGCCTGCTCGGCGGCGTCAGCATCGTGGGCATCAGCAGCTTCGCCACCTTCCTCGAGAACACCGAGGCCTACCGGCGCGACCTGCGCCGGGCAGAGTACGGTGACGAGCGCGATCCGGAAATGCGCGCCATCATGGAGCGCATCTCGCCGCTGAACAATGCCGACAAGATCCGCTCGCCGCTGTTCGTGGCGCAGGGTTACAACGATCCCCGCGTCCCGTACACCGAGTCGGAGCAGATCGTTGCCGCTGTCAGGGATAACGGCGTGCCCGTCTGGTACCTGCTGGCCATGGACGAGGGCCACGGCTTCGCCAAGAAGCCGAACCGCGACTATTTCCAGGCCGCCACGGTGATGTTCTTCCGCCAGCTGTTCGCCGGCGAGCTGGCGGAGTAA
- the pgsA gene encoding CDP-diacylglycerol--glycerol-3-phosphate 3-phosphatidyltransferase encodes MPARLNLPNTLTWIRIILIPLIVLVFYLPHYWPFIPAYWAGPVAAIIFSLAGITDWLDGYFARKLNQVSNFGAFLDPVADKLMISTALVLLVSRHPGFVVAIPAAIIIGREIAVSALREWMSELGRRHHVSVSGIGKYKTTAQITALIMMLWEHTLWFVPMYEIGYGFLLAAAVLTLWSMWKYLVAAWPHLRGD; translated from the coding sequence GGATCATCCTGATTCCGCTGATCGTGCTGGTGTTCTACCTGCCGCACTACTGGCCGTTCATCCCGGCCTACTGGGCGGGACCTGTGGCCGCCATCATTTTTTCCCTGGCCGGGATCACGGACTGGCTGGACGGTTACTTCGCGCGCAAGCTCAACCAGGTCTCGAACTTCGGCGCCTTTCTCGACCCGGTCGCCGACAAGCTGATGATTTCCACCGCGCTGGTGCTGCTCGTCTCGCGCCATCCCGGGTTCGTCGTGGCCATCCCCGCGGCCATCATCATCGGCCGCGAGATCGCCGTGTCCGCATTGCGCGAATGGATGTCCGAGCTGGGCCGGCGGCACCACGTATCGGTGTCGGGCATCGGGAAATACAAGACCACGGCGCAGATCACGGCGTTGATCATGATGCTGTGGGAGCACACGCTGTGGTTTGTGCCCATGTACGAGATCGGTTACGGCTTCCTGCTCGCGGCGGCGGTGCTGACGCTGTGGTCGATGTGGAAGTACCTGGTGGCGGCCTGGCCTCACCTGCGCGGTGACTGA